A genomic window from Nicotiana sylvestris chromosome 11, ASM39365v2, whole genome shotgun sequence includes:
- the LOC104225253 gene encoding BEL1-like homeodomain protein 7 — protein sequence MSDQTSEFHVAQQSRRERLRFNSEQGIQPYQYGNISYDPSVMSTEMFNFGTSTEPVVVSNKDSMMMHNLELRAASDRLDHRISHDVTQNCSNWKSIDLQQTGNCNWNNVGNYSSGSGVVTESNLRTPMFVGDQGLSGSLNLNNVSTMDVKPNFFDYQEIQQSPVTNSSSNMQYSSTAVLYHDTLQQVVTSATVGTRGVEMPGCGAWTESGNELLLLPNYVDHSRPLHVRNSSDLVSRPVERCHQWISCELGTNVSTNSTAPDNSNAQALALSLSPVPTSKTNMVQMEKRSSLSENFAIAHRSAVPLGPFTGYATILKSSKFLRPAQQLMDELCNLAAGSNTVKSCIYSKKVREGGVRVSCDGNAAESSSGAVVGDSGGSSAESNGRPDYLQKKAKLIYMQDEICRRYKQYHQQMQMVVSSFETVAGLSAATPYISLALKSISQHFRSLRNAISDHLKNIRQALGEDLPSPASGMSKGDGTSSKMKFVDQSLHKQKAGGAGVAFFESQQHVWRPQRGLPERAVAILRAWLFDHFLHPYPTDSDKHMLATQTGLTRNQVSNWFINARVRVWKPMVEEIHTLETKGLGDQTGSSVRRSDGKLVTERPNHVNDGLNRNSISISNCGQHFNVLNMSGMSEKQDDCSGIGPSERLDEDILWKNQEKRSRLECHIPASMDGSLMGFVPYQRNGLEIGGIGAVSLTLGLRQNAEAALQQQQLQQLHEHRLRQQFGGQMIHDFVD from the exons ATGAGCGACCAAACGTCTGAATTTCATGTAGCACAACAAAGCAGGAGAGAAAGGTTGAGGTTTAATTCGGAGCAAGGAATTCAACCATATCAATATGGAAATATTTCGTATGATCCATCTGTAATGTCGACTGAAATGTTTAATTTCGGTACAAGCACGGAACCTGTTGTAGTGTCAAATAAGGATTCTATGATGATGCATAATCTAGAGTTGCGAGCTGCAAGTGATCGGCTTGATCATAGAATTAGTCATGATGTTACACAAAATTGTAGCAATTGGAAAAGCATTGATTTGCAGCAGACCGGTAATTGTAATTGGAATAATGTTGGAAATTATTCAAGTGGATCTGGAGTTGTTACTGAAAGCAATTTACGTACTCCAATGTTTGTAGGGGATCAAGGTTTATCGGGATCGTTGAATTTGAATAATGTTTCTACCATGGATGTGAAGCCCAATTTTTTCGATTATCAAGAAATACAGCAGTCTCCCGTGACTAATTCATCCTCTAATATGCAATATAGTTCCACCGCAGTACTTTACCATGATACTCTTCAACAAGTTGTCACTTCTGCCACCGTTGGAACCCGAGGTGTAGAAATGCCTGGATGTGGTGCGTGGACGGAGAGCGGGAATGAACTTCTTTTGCTTCCAAATTATGTTGATCATTCTCGCCCGTTACACGTGAGAAACTCTTCTGACTTAGTAAGTAGGCCGGTTGAGAGATGTCATCAATGGATTAGTTGTGAATTGGGTACAAATGTGAGCACTAATAGTACTGCTCCTGATAATTCTAACGCTCAGGCGTTAGCTCTCTCGCTCTCACCGGTTCCAACATCAAAAACAAATATGGTACAGATGGAAAAAAGAAGTTCATTATCTGAAAATTTTGCAATTGCACATCGGAGTGCAGTGCCACTTGGTCCTTTCACTGGTTATGCAACTATACTGAAAAGCTCAAAGTTTCTAAGGCCGGCACAACAGTTGATGGACGAACTATGCAATCTTGCAGCCGGTTCAAACACCGTTAAAAGTTGCATTTACTCGAAGAAAGTTCGTGAGGGTGGTGTTAGGGTTTCTTGTGATGGTAATGCTGCTGAGTCTTCATCAGGAGCCGTTGTCGGAGATTCGGGTGGCTCATCAGCTGAATCCAATGGGCGGCCTGATTATTTGCAAAAGAAGGCGAAGCTAATATATATGCAGGATGAG ATTTGTAGAAGATACAAACAATATCATCAGCAAATGCAAATGGTGGTCTCATCCTTTGAAACTGTGGCTGGGCTCAGTGCAGCGACCCCTTACATTTCCTTAGCTCTCAAATCGATCTCGCAACATTTTAGATCATTAAGGAATGCCATCTCGGATCACCTAAAGAATATAAGGCAAGCATTAGGTGAAGACTTGCCATCCCCAGCATCTGGCATGAGCAAAGGTGATGGAACTTCATCGAAGATGAAATTCGTTGACCAGAGTTTACATAAGCAGAAAGCTGGCGGAGCCGGGGTGGCCTTTTTTGAATCCCAGCAACATGTCTGGAGGCCCCAACGAGGCTTACCCGAGCGTGCTGTGGCTATTCTTAGAGCTTGGCTTTTCGACCACTTCCTTCACCC GTATCCTACAGATAGTGATAAACACATGTTGGCCACTCAAACTGGTTTAACTAGAAACCAG GTTTCTAATTGGTTCATTAATGCACGTGTTCGTGTGTGGAAACCCATGGTTGAAGAAATTCATACGCTGGAGACTAAAGGATTGGGAGATCAAACCGGCTCTAGTGTCAGAAGATCAGATGGGAAGCTTGTGACAGAACGACCAAACCATGTAAATGATGGATTGAATAGAAATAGTATTAGCATTTCAAATTGTGGCCAACATTTCAATGTGCTCAACATGAGTGGCATGTCAGAGAAGCAAGATGACTGCTCAGGGATCGGCCCCTCAGAACGATTAGACGAAGATATATTGTGGAAGAATCAAGAAAAGCGGTCAAGGTTAGAGTGTCATATTCCTGCTAGCATGGATGGTTCGTTAATGGGGTTTGTACCTTACCAGAGAAATGGACTTGAAATCGGAGGTATAGGAGCTGTGTCGTTGACATTGGGTCTAAGGCAAAATGCTGAGGCTGCACTACAACAGCAACAGTTGCAACAACTACACGAACATCGACTCAGACAGCAGTTTGGAGGTCAGATGATTCATGACTTTGTAGATTGA